Proteins encoded within one genomic window of Burkholderiaceae bacterium:
- a CDS encoding Isochorismatase, protein MSKALVLIDLQNDYFPGGSMELVGAYAAVRQAAVLLEAFRRRSLPVIHVQHIANRAGATFFVPDTTGAEIHAAVLPDAAERVIVKHFPSAFRATELQAMLREQDISKIVFAGMMTHMCVDTTVRAAADLGFECTLAHDACATRDLRFESETVSASDVQTAYLAALNGSFASVRSAAQVAAQP, encoded by the coding sequence ATGAGCAAGGCATTGGTCCTGATCGATCTGCAGAACGACTACTTTCCCGGCGGCAGCATGGAACTGGTCGGCGCCTATGCGGCGGTCCGGCAGGCGGCCGTGCTGCTCGAGGCGTTCCGCCGACGTTCGCTGCCGGTGATCCACGTCCAGCACATCGCCAACCGCGCGGGCGCCACGTTCTTCGTGCCGGACACGACCGGGGCCGAGATTCACGCCGCGGTGCTGCCAGACGCCGCCGAGCGCGTGATCGTCAAGCATTTCCCCAGCGCGTTTCGCGCGACCGAATTGCAGGCCATGCTGCGCGAGCAGGATATCTCGAAGATCGTCTTCGCCGGCATGATGACGCACATGTGCGTGGACACGACGGTACGCGCGGCCGCGGACCTCGGCTTCGAATGCACGCTCGCGCACGACGCATGCGCGACCCGCGACCTGCGCTTCGAGTCCGAAACGGTGTCCGCCAGCGACGTCCAGACCGCCTACCTGGCGGCTTTGAACGGCTCGTTCGCAAGCGTTCGTTCCGCCGCGCAGGTCGCCGCGCAGCCGTGA
- a CDS encoding Rhodanese-related sulfurtransferase, with translation MSNKTAAQLVQDAKASIDNLTPDQVQAEMAAGRVTLVDVRDAPELNQGTIPGAVHASRGMLEFYADPSSPYHKAGLDPNSRVILHCASGGRSALAVHTLRALGYKNVAHLDGGFKAWQAAGKPVNH, from the coding sequence ATGAGCAACAAGACCGCCGCTCAACTCGTTCAAGACGCAAAGGCCAGCATCGACAATCTCACGCCCGATCAGGTCCAGGCGGAGATGGCGGCCGGCAGGGTCACGCTGGTGGACGTACGCGACGCGCCCGAACTGAACCAGGGCACGATTCCCGGCGCCGTCCACGCGTCGCGCGGAATGCTCGAGTTCTATGCCGACCCGAGCAGCCCGTACCACAAGGCCGGGCTCGATCCGAACAGCCGCGTCATCCTGCACTGCGCGTCAGGGGGCCGTTCCGCGCTCGCCGTGCACACCCTCCGGGCGCTGGGCTACAAGAACGTCGCGCATCTGGACGGCGGATTCAAGGCCTGGCAGGCGGCCGGCAAGCCGGTGAATCACTGA
- a CDS encoding Putative protein-S-isoprenylcysteine methyltransferase, translating to MPSLDHKIPPPLIALACVIAAWLLARAVPGVAFVWPSRVPIAVLCIAAGVLLALSGIVTFRKARTTLDPHAPDRATSMVRTGPYRFTRNPMYLGLATALLGICIYFANPLTLVALIFFIGYITRYQIVPEERALLAKFGEPYARYLRSVRRWI from the coding sequence ATGCCTTCGCTCGACCACAAGATCCCGCCGCCGTTGATTGCGCTCGCCTGCGTCATTGCGGCGTGGCTGCTGGCGCGCGCCGTACCGGGCGTCGCTTTCGTCTGGCCCTCGCGCGTTCCGATTGCCGTTCTGTGCATCGCGGCCGGCGTTCTGCTGGCGCTGTCCGGCATCGTCACCTTCCGCAAGGCGAGGACCACGCTCGATCCGCATGCGCCGGATCGCGCGACATCGATGGTCCGGACCGGCCCGTACCGCTTCACGCGCAATCCGATGTACCTCGGCCTGGCGACCGCGCTGCTCGGGATCTGCATCTACTTCGCGAACCCACTGACGCTGGTCGCGCTGATCTTCTTCATCGGCTACATCACGCGCTACCAGATCGTTCCGGAAGAGCGCGCGCTGCTCGCCAAGTTCGGAGAACCGTATGCGCGGTACCTGCGCTCGGTTCGGCGTTGGATTTGA